The DNA window TGCTACCAGATTTCCCAACTTTCAcgattatgtttttctttccagtgatggtttacatttaaataaattatccttGAAAATAATCCTTAATCTGAGAATAAATTAGGAACTGTTTTAAGGAAACATTGCAAGTATATGTCCTTATTAGTGTTTCAGGAAAATAGATTCTTTGGATTAATTACACGAAATCTGTTCTGTGAACATAAGCTCCTTAGCTGCAGTTTCTACAGGTTAAATGGTGCACTCTATGCACACATCCCCCACCTACCCTTTCTGAATATGCCCACCAGTGACTTTGCTGTGTCAAGACCTCTGATTTTCTAAGGAATTTGCTCTTTCTACGATTACTTaggaaaagaaaggcaattttcttttaatgttctgACTCTCAGTACCATGTTTAACACACTGTCAGCCTGCTTACCAGAGTTCTTTAAAAGGTATAAGAAGGATGTTAGTGGAAGGCTTGAAGCTGGACCCTGCTGCTCCGGGAGAATAAATTttgattcctttcctttttttcttaaagttaagAATCTAATCATAATAGCTCTGAGTTTCTCAGAGTGGATGTGCCGGGAAAGGTTTTGTTCTGCACAATGGTTAGCCCGGGAGCCAAAGTTAGAAACAAATTGTAAATGCTTTAATGCTGCTGAGCCAGTTTGTAGCCCTGGAATAATAACTGTCATCACTGTGACTGTACAGGCAGCAGAGTATGGGCTGGTGGggaaattattaaaaacacatgTCAGAGATTTCATGTTCTGTGTTGCTCGGTTCTGGAATTACTATTTGATTTGCTCTTATTCTTAATCGTTTTGCTATTTCATTGCCCAAGTTTGCAAtccaaaataaacttttcttaacttttttttaaagatttcatgtAAATCCAGAATCATGATAAACCATTTTCCTATCATTTTTCCTCATTTGAGTGGTCATTaatgtagttttgtttgttttttacttgaaATGTATTTTGTTGGGCTGAAGTAATCCTGATGAAGCTTTACGTGATAATGGATAGAAGAACTTAAACTTGATGTGCACATCATCTCGTTTGGAACAGAACCAGAAATTTAATTCATGGTAACTTTGTGTCTagataaagagtaaaaataactgttttatttctttagctcCCTCCTTGGGCCTGTGGATTCATAATGGATACAAATTCAGACCCAAAGAATTGTCCCTTTCAGCTTTGCTCTCCAATACGTCCCCCAAAATATTACACATACAAGTTTGCAGAAGGCAAACTGTTTGAGGAAACTGGGCATGAAGACCCAATTACAAAGACTAGTCGTGTGTTACGTCTAGAAGCCAAAAGCAAGGTAAGTCTTTGTAATCTCCACTGGCGGCTCCCATTTACCGAAAGCATACTATTTGTCAAGTACTGTGCAGTTGCTGGGATTACGATAGCAGTTTTGTAAAGTGGATCTCACATATCACAGTAAGACCCAAATGATTTGAAAGGGGAAcatggatattttttttaaactgtaatacTCACGGATTTATTTGACCATGGATTAGAAAATTTATAACCAGCACATCAAGCCCTTGATTTCACCAgttgtttttacttaaattttgaaagttgatttaaagaaaaaataatcaaagttgATATGCAGTGATGGCAAAAATTGTGAAGGTGGTAAGCAACTGACTAGCGTAAACTAGATTTAAGATagtccctgccctcgtggagcttaaATCTAGTGGGGGAGATAACAGATGTTGAAGAAGTAATGAATTACTAATGTACTGATTGCTGCAAAGGAAAATGTACTGAGAACAGTGGAAACACGGCAAACGGACCTTAGTTGGTCTGGAGAGATCAGGGAAAGATTCTCTGAGGAAGTAATGTCTCAGGTAAGATCTTAGTCAAGATGATTAAGAGTTAAGCTGGAAACGGGGCAGGAGGATTCCATTTTGTACAGACGCCCTTAATTGAGGGACAAATGGTGCATTCAGGAAGTAGAAGAGAAGACAATACGGCCAAAGTGTAGAGTAAAAGAGGACAGGTTGGCCAGGAGAAAGAGGGTGGGGAAGGTTGtaagaagtagaaaaggaaatttgtacAAGTGAGgaacaaattaatatataaactGGCCTTCAATTTAAGGAATTTTCAGACCTTAATGTATAGATCTGGTAATTTCACACGTACTGATAAAGAGTGAATTGGGATACAAGTCTCTTttccttaagaatttttttcttttgttcagtggTTGTCTAAGCAATTACTATTTTAACATTATAACGGAAGACATATTTGTTGGAACAAAGCAAAAACACAGAATGTATGAAGTTTAAGTGACTATTTTTCAGTCCCATTTGCTGTACCTCTTAGGTAAAAAATCATTAACAATTTAGTGTTTCACCTTCtagatttttggtttttgtcaACAAAAGATGATGTTtaggctttgttttattttacaaatatgggATTTAATACCAACCTATCAAAATGTTATAATTATACCCCAAATGGAAAGAGCGGTGGAGCTAAGTTCTTGGAGAACCAAGGGATGCTTTACACATTAGAGAATTAGGGAAGCCCCTGCTGAGTGGAAGCTGCTAGAACATTGCAGGCCTTTGTGCACTGCTGGTAACTCTGGGACACAGCCATCACAGGACTTGGGCTACCACCCTGgcctctttttttctcataaattttcAACCAGCAAGTATTTCTCTGCTTATTTAATTGAAGTTGGGCAGGAGGCAAGGAGATGAAAAGACCGagattattttatagaaatttactATAGAAATTTACGTCATTTTTTAAGAATGAATCTTACTTTAGTTACTGTAACTATTAGTAACACATTGAGTACAATAAAGAATAATGAGAGGAGGAGTTCCTCCTGAATAGATAACACCCTGGTGCCCCAAAGTGAAGTCttcaaaatgagaatgaaaaaaatagagtGGCTTAGTTATATTCTTTTCCTTATGTACATTAGTGCTGTTTCATTAGTTTCCATAAGCAGAATGAGAAGCAACTTTCCTACCCTTTTTCTATGAGAGTTCAGATTCCCTTAATTTTGTCTGTCCGGAGTGCCTAGTTTCAATCAATTGGGATTGATGAATGTGCACTGCATTGGGGagtactgtttccccgaaaataagacctagccggaccatcagctctaatgcgtcttttggagcaaaaattaacataagacccagtcttattttcctataagatccgatcttataagaccaagttttatattaatttttgctccaaaagacgcattagagctgatggtccagctaggtcttattttcggggaaacagggtggtTACCTGCCCTAAAAGTAATTTTCGTGTTAAACTGTATaaatcttaaacatttaaaaaatgaagtgaaacACGCCTTTGAAGAGGATGTGGGTGGGTATATCAGTAAGGTGAGTACGACATTTCACGTACCATTAGGTTGAGAATTTTGACTGTAGAGGACAGAAAATTGAGCTGTTAAAGCTTCTTGAGTTAGCGTATCTGTAAGTATTCATAGCTGAGAAATGCCAGTCTGTAGCCCTAGGTATAGGAAGAACGCTGTACGTCTCACCTTAATAGGTAGTGAGGCTTGCTCTGAAAGAAAGAATTACAGTAATACTAGGTAGTGAAGAACTCTTTACAATTACTTCAGTATCAAGAAAATGCATGTAATAAAGTGTTTTCAAGCCAGTCTTGCTGCTCTTTTCTAGTTAATATTATTGGTCAGCAAAGTAGCTGAAAATAAGTACCATGATGGATTTTTAGAGACCATAAATAACTCTTTGTCTTAATTAAATGCGGTTTCTGCTCAACGTCAATAAGCAGTGTATAAAATTGGggataaaactgttttaaaagacTCTCCTTTACATGTCTAGTAAATCTTCATTTCCAGGATGGAAAATTAGTGCCCATGACTGTTTTCCACAAAACGGACTCTGAGGACTTGCAGAAGAAACCTCTCCTGGTACATGTGTATGGAGCTTATGGCATggatttgaaaatgaatttcaggCCTGAAAGGCGGGTGTTGGTGGACGACGGATGGATCTTAGCGTACTGCCATGTGCGGTGAGTCAGCACGTTGCCCCTGGCGTGTGAGTCCGTGCCAGAGCACTGGGACAGAGGTCCAGAATAACAGTATGTCAGGGAgcgaaagtttattttttcttctgtactGTTGAATTTAGAAATTCCTAACCCTATGCTGGTGGAATTTGATTCGGTAACATTAGTGGATTCATAAGCAAAAGGGTAGATTTTTAGCATTTGTACCGGATTTTTAGGATTTTTAGAGTAGTATCATCTCTACTTATTTAGTAACATTATGGTTTCCATTTAATTTTCCTGAGTTTAGGTTTTTCTAAAATAGCCTCTTAAGCTGGACTCCTTTTTTCtactcttatttccattttactcgAGCTGTTTTTAAGACACAagtattcttttgtgtttctacTTAAAATCCTTCCCTGCCTTCCCATCTCCGCGGTAAATTCCGTGTTTCTCAGTACAGTAGTTAAGATCCTCACGGTCAGACTGAGCGCTGCAGTGGCATCTGTCATCCCTCCCAGACACGACCCGCGCTCCAGCCATACACATCCTCCACATCCAGCCTTGTTACGTCCTTTCAGGTGCCAAGCTCTTTTCCCCCTGTGCCTGTCCACATGCTGTATCTTGATGCCTTCACTTTCTTTGCCCTCTGGGAACTCATATTCTGCCTTCAAGACTCAGCTTAGATAGTATCTCCATCTTAAGCATTCGTGTTCCTGACTCACGTCTATACCCCTAACCTGACAGGTGGGTGTTCTTTCCGCTGCTTCTGGGATACCTACGTACACTTGTGTTATAACAGCGTCCACATTGCTCCGTAGCTGTTTGCTTTCCCCACAAAATTAGGATCTTCTTTAGGGCAGGAgatttttgcttatttatgtttttaaggcTTGCGTTTAGCACAATGCCTTGTAAATAGTAAGCAGGCActgaaatatatttgttgaatcaatttTTGATTGTCTAtatcaggagttggcaaactttttctgtaaagaactaaatagtaaacattttaggctttgaggcCACCTATGGTCTCTGCTACATATCCTGGttggttttttccccctaaacttTAAAACcgtgaaaaccattcttagctcgaGGTCCATGCAAAAACAGGCCTCCAGGTGCATTTGGTCCGCAGGCGATAGCTTGCTGACCCCATCCTATATCGTGGATACTTTTTTCCCACTAAAACTGTTTTGCCCTTTAATTTCAGGGGTGGTGGTGAGTTAGGTCTCCAGTGGCACGCTGATGGCCGTCTAACCAAAAAACTCCATGGCCTTGCCGACTTAGAGGCTTGCATTAAGACGCTTCATGGCCAAGGCTTTTCTCAGCCAAGTCTAACCACCCTGACTGCTTTCAGTGCTGGAGGGGTGCTTGTGGGAGCCTTGTGCAATTTTAATCCAGACCTCCTGAGAGCTGTGACTTTGGAGGTGAGTACACTGTCTCTAACTGTTTACAGAATGGGGAGGCATAAATCCATAGGCTACTCTAAGAAAAGAGTTCCCTTACTTTTACCTTAACATAGGAGTACAACaaagcttttacattttaaacacaaTTGTTGTGCTGGGAGAACTTCTAAAGTTATTTTAATCCAATTACTTACCCTTTACTTATTCTTCCCTGACAgtgttctttattaatttttaaggatTTCCTCTGAAGGATGTTAATGACTATTCCCTTcgattttttttggtttttttttttttttttttggaagaacgTTTAGAATtggtggaaaaagagaaaagcatataTGACTCATCAGTTCCAAGAAGTCAGGCATAGCACACTGACTCTGGAATGCACAAAGTATATCTTTCTGAAAGTCATTTTACCAATTTCTTCATTAAAGTTTAAGttcatttggctttttttttagGCACCGTTCTTGGATGTTCTCAACACCATGATGGACACGACACTTCCTCTGACATTAGAAGAATTAGAAGAATGGGGAAATCCTTCATCTGATGAAAAACACAAGAACTACATAAAACGCTACTGtccctatcaaaatattaaaCCTCAGGTAGTGAAAGACACTTGATGACATTATTATCCGGAAGTGATAGAAGATAACCAAGAGGATACTTACCGGAGCTGAGGCAGGAATTCAGTAGGATTTTAGATTGTTCTGCTACAATACCCGAACACCTTCCAGCCCCATCTCTGCTCATATcccgtgtttgtttctatacGGTCATGTTCTCTGTAGTCAAGAAAACACTGTTCCAGGTAACAAGTAGTCTAGCACTAGGATACTGCCGATCTCTCAAgaataccaaataaaaaaataacatgtagcatttggggaaaaaaattggaagtaattatttttcataatctaTAAGGTAGAAAGGAACcataagaaataatataaattctttGTACATCTCTTTTCTTGCAGCATTATCCTGCAATTCACATCACAGCTTATGAAAACGATGAACGTGTACCTCTGAAAGGAATTGTGAACTATACTGAGAAACTCAAGGAAGCCGTTATGGAGCATGCCAAGGGCGCCGGTGAAGGTAGGAGACCCCCTGGGAGCAGGGGACATAGTTATGTGGACTGTCACCTTTAGCCTGCTGCTCGGGGGAACACATTTTATGTGCAGAGCAAACCATCTGCCCGTGATTTGGGACGAACAGTTTCTCCTGTGTCGACTCCAGTTGAAGCACATAGAATGCCTATAACTGcctcatctcttttttttaaagtgcactATTAAAGTAGACaaggcacaaagaaaaaaagcaaatttaagtATCGAATATAAATTCAAGATGTACTGTCATCATACAACCATTCTTTCGTTtcacaatattaaaattaagCCACTATTCTTGGGAACTTCTAAAAAACAGATTCTGAAGTTTTTGCTCTAGAGCTTCAAATACCCAAACTAGCTGTTTTAGTTTTCTCTAGATCTTTCAGTTTCATTAAACAGGGACTCTTACCTTTTTTCCTTGCCAAGACATGCCAGGACTCTCTGGACTTGGGGTGGGAGGGACCCACATACACGTTTTCAAACTCTGTATTCAGCTCCGTCCTACTCTCACCATTGTGTGGTTATATAGTGTTTCCAGGTCCCGAGACTCTCAGGTTCCTCAGGGGCCATTGGCTTCCTCCCGGGTCACAGCCGTCCCCACGTGGCCCTGCAGTCTTTTCTACCCGCTCCCTCAGCCCCCGGTCCTCCTCCAGCTTTCCCTGTTTCAGAAATTTGTCTTCTGCTTGCTCCCTCCCATCTCTTTGTTGTTGATGGTGATGGTTTatgccttttttccttccctagtAACTTAATAGAGCActtgggaagagaagggagaaatgtCTCTCAGCTGGCCAAAACCTAATTGTTTCTTTCATATGTTAACTCTTTCAGGTTATCAGGCCCCcaatattattttagatattcAGCCCGGAGGCAATCATGTGATTGAGGATTCTCACAAAAAGGTATGTTATCAAGCCCGTCTCGGTGGGCAGATTTCCAAGTAGAGATGTACTCAGCATTTCAGTGGTTGTGGTGGGCTTATGACAGCTGCTTCAGTCGTCAGGTCTGCGGTTGGGACGCAGGAGCGGGGCAGAAGAACACTGAGTCAATTTAGAAGAAAGGCTCTCTAGTACTTGCGAGCTctgggaaagaaaggaattgAACCTTAATTGTTGGGGGCCTTCTGCCTCTGTCCCAGATAAAAGTACCCGTGCCGTAAACTGCCGACCTCGGGGTGAGGTGAAGACGGGTAGACAAAGACTTGAACAGCGCAGTTTTACCACAAAGGCCTTCtaattttttccatgtgtttcTTTTAGATTACAGCCCAAATTAAATTCCTGTATGAGGAACTTGGACTTGACAGCACCAGTGTGTTCGAGAATCTTAAGAAATATCTAAAATTCTGAAATGCTGCATTCAATGGGAGTTGGAAACACACTAAAACATTTCAGTCTTATTTCCACTTGGATTAGcaaaagtgagatttttttttaagttagtaaataatttttaaaagtctgcttCTCCGAAGTTTAGTGTACATCTCACTTATACTGTATCTCCTTAACGTACATGTCCCTTAACCTAGGAAAGTAGTTTTCTAATCATGCTCCTTAGAAGGACATGGAGTAGGGGGTGAAGGAAGGATTGGTGACAGAACTGTTCCCCTCTCCCCAGCAGAACagctttgtttttgtctgttttactaTGATATTCTTGGAACGGTTTACAAGTCAAGGTCCTGCCTCCCTCTGTGAATATTTTTAGACACTTGGATTGTAAGTCATCCTCTAGCTTCTGTACCTGCATTTTGTGGAATAACAACATTCTTCACAGTAAAATTCATGAGATCTTTCTAATAATCTGGAGTCCTAACGGGTTCTGGACATCTCTATTGATGCTTTCTCAGTAAAGTTACAAGTTCCTACAAGCgatgattttgttttaaacattttattctttaaaaacatgtgaGAACCGTTCCTAAAGCACTTCCACTCAAGGTACAGAAATAGCGAGGAATTAATGACTGTTCCTAAAGTGTCCCCAGCAGTGTGCTGTACGTGACGTTGCTGCAAATGCTTGGAATAGAACAGAAGGTCCGTGTCCTCATCTCTTTCATAGGGGTGTCTAACACAAGCTGTGCAGTACGTTTAATATGCTGGAGTAGCATGCCCGACTGGAAACAAAGCATCTGCCTCTGAACTCGGTTTGGTGGTGAAGGAGCTCCTTCGTGTCATATTCAAGCAGGAGTCCTTCTCCTTTGTCCAGATTAACAGCGTGTGTATTAACCTCGCTTCCTTTGTTGGCAGAATTGGTACTTAACCTTATCCTCGCTCTGTTGGgaatatttgaaatcatttccTTTACGTTTAGCTGTGATGAGGCTCCAAAATTCAGAACCACAAGAAAGATTCTGTCTATGCCATCCAGCTCTCTTGTGTACACGACAGAGTGGTTGTCAGTCCTCAGATAGCAAAACCAGCCCCTGCTGAGGAGCAGCTCGTCGGCACGAAGCAAACTTAATTCTTGGTATAACCTTAATGCTGATGTGGACTGAGTCTCTTggacctattaaaaaaaaaaacaacaaaacagtatTAACATGAATGTTTGAttctaagagttttttaaaaatatttttagtatcaaGTAAGAAATTTCCCCAAAAAACTTGATTCAATTTTGCCCCTTAAAATAACTACCAAATTGTAAGCATTAATAAGTAAGGAAAAATAGTTTaactgctgatgggaatgacGGATGCGGATGCGGGGTTTCACCCTGTGCGGGAGTCACTGCAGCGTGTGCCTTGCCGGCGACGTCTTGGCCAGAGCTCATGCAGACAGCAAACTGGACTCCACTTTAGGAATCCCAAAAGAAACGTCCATGTCTTAGGTCAATGGATATTTAACTTGCCTAAATAAAGTCCCTTTATACTATATTGTAACTGGCAGAAAAGCAGCCACCGTGGCCACAGACTCAGAGCTTCAGGGCAATTGGGGCTTCAGTGTTCCCTTTTGTAGAATAATGTGTAGACACATATTGCTTGCACAGGTAATAACAAAAAGGATGCAAAGCAAAATGCTGCCTAAAGAGAAAGTTAGTACTTTTTTTAAACAGTAGAAGTAATATATGTCCTTTAACGAACACTTGGGTTTATTTTACAACTACATAAACAACATACATAATTTAATGTGGTatttctcctgctttttttttccctcttatattTCAGGCATCTTCTCCTATTATTATATAACCTccataaatgtcattttaatggcAGTAATGTTCTATTAAATGGTTGGTTATACCATACTTAACCATACccttttatttcaacattcaagtttctaatattttcttatattcttagTTCCCCCCATATTTGGATTATTAATGTAGGATATAAATATCCAAAAGACAACTACTATGTCCAAGACTATGAACACGTGATACATAATGCCAAATTATTCTTCATAAGCGCTGTTGCCAAATGAGTGATAATGTTCCTTTCATTGCATTATTGCCAGCTGTGTTGATTGTGGGGGTTTTGATAGTTGTTGTCTGGGTGCGGGACCTAATGTGTAGTCTTTAATGAATATCTAATGGatgtttgaaaaaatgtttattctctgTTTACAAAGTACAAAAGTATTTATGGTACATCTATATGGATATGACTTGTcaaattaatattaatgttttctGTAGCCTTAGATAATGCATGAAAAAGCACAGTTCAGTGCCACTCACATAAGAAGTGCCCAATAAGTGTTAACAATTATTTTTGTCTACTTGATTTACCACTTTCTAAAAGTATGTTGAAGTGTCTctgtaattgtggatttgttagtttctctttgcatttctcaaatacttgttttcatgtattttgaagttaTTGTTAGGTGTATAGATTCATGATTTGTAGTGGAATAttcttttatcaatttttaaaaattggcctTTGTCTCATAAATGCTTTTCATATTGAATTCTATTTTGTTGGCTATTAAATATTTCCACACCTGCTTTTtgtaactttactttttttttaatatgaaatgcaTGTACACAGtataaaattcagttaaaagaagaatatataaaataaggttTTCTTCAACGCTGTCCCCTAGCTTCCCAGTTCCTCTTTCAGAGGTAGACACTATCACTTTTTATGTAGTTTTCACTGTTATGTATCATATGAAATGATACATTCTGTGCctatgtaaacatatataaacatatttttatttctgtacacAAATGGTGGCATGTTACCATTCTGGACCATATATTATTTAGTACATGTTAGAGATGGTCTCATATCAATGCACATAAAcctccctcattctttttaaaagctgcatAAAATCCATTGTATAGATTAACCACAATTGATTCAACTGGTTTTCtattaatgaaacatttaaatcatTTCCAGAGTCTTCTATTAAAAACAGCAGAGATCTTTGAGTATTTATCATATTCCACATGTGCAAGTGTTCTTACTTGGTCAAGACATatacgtttttttgttttgataccTATAGCCAGGAGGCAAGCTTTCTTTTTGTTAGTATTTGCCTTcaatatctgtattttaattctgtctttttgtttagCTATGTCTCTTATATAGGATTTTGTCTTATCTAATCTGAGAGTTTTTATCTTTTAGTAGGTAAATTTAACCCATTTATATTTGTGATTACCATTTTAGACATAATCCTACagctttattttatcttttatttatagttgtactatttttattgcctccctttttaactttttattggaTCACTTGGTTTTCTTTATGTAATCTATTTTTCCTTGTATTCATTGAAAATTATAGTTACATGTGTCTTCTAATGGTTACTCTTAAAATTGTAATggccattttaaaatacattttaatgttctATATATGTTCTATATTTGCTGTTCAATATGGTGGCCACTAGCCACTGAGCTTGTATTGAATGTTAAGGTGTTTTCATTGTGGAATGCTAATGAGTACAAGTATTAGCATTCTTGTACTTGAATTGTTGCTAGTGTGACACAGGCACtacatttttaattctatttaataGTCACAGTGTTTAGGAAATTTGTTCATTGAACTTGGCAAGCTTGATAACCATTAGAACAGAAAATAGTATAGGCAAAAATCAAAGGGCGTACTTTTCTAGAACATCTACTTTTAGGAATTATTCATGACTTCAGTTTCTCCAGGTAAACAGTCCACATTATCCTAGGTTGATAGACTgatctccttctttccttttgaagggagggaagaaggaaggataGCTGCTGGGCTTGCTGAAAAACCTCCATACAATTTCCTGAATAGCTCAAAGCTCTTAGTCATCCCAATGAAGAGTTGTACTTCAGATGGTACACTTCTGTACCAGTTCGTATTTTCACAGAAACGTGACTTGCAAactccttaaaaatgaaaactacaagggAAGTCTATGCAACGGATTTAAAGAGC is part of the Rhinolophus ferrumequinum isolate MPI-CBG mRhiFer1 chromosome 13, mRhiFer1_v1.p, whole genome shotgun sequence genome and encodes:
- the PREPL gene encoding prolyl endopeptidase-like isoform X3, with translation MDAFEKVRTKLETQPQEEYEIINAEIKHGGFVYYQEGCCLVRSKDEEADNDNYEVLFNLEELKLDQPFIDCIRVAPDEKYVAAKIRTEDSEASTCIIVKLSDQPVMEASFPNVSSFEWVKDEEEEDVLFYTFQRNLRCHDVYRATFGDNKRNERFYTEKDPSYFVFLYLTKDSRFLTINIMNKTTSEVWLIDGLSPWDPPVLIQKRIHGVLYYVEHRDDELYILTNVGEPTEFKLMRTAADTPAIMNWDLFFTMKRNTKVVDLDMFKDHCVLFLKHSNLLYVNVIGLADDSVRSLKLPPWACGFIMDTNSDPKNCPFQLCSPIRPPKYYTYKFAEGKLFEETGHEDPITKTSRVLRLEAKSKDGKLVPMTVFHKTDSEDLQKKPLLVHVYGAYGMDLKMNFRPERRVLVDDGWILAYCHVRGGGELGLQWHADGRLTKKLHGLADLEACIKTLHGQGFSQPSLTTLTAFSAGGVLVGALCNFNPDLLRAVTLEAPFLDVLNTMMDTTLPLTLEELEEWGNPSSDEKHKNYIKRYCPYQNIKPQHYPAIHITAYENDERVPLKGIVNYTEKLKEAVMEHAKGAGEGYQAPNIILDIQPGGNHVIEDSHKKITAQIKFLYEELGLDSTSVFENLKKYLKF